The genomic window CACTTCTTCGTAGCAGACGACCAGTCTCTGCAAGGCATGAGTGGCACCATTTCTGAGTACTACACGGGCGTAGACATGCAACGCAGCGTGATTCTTGCTGATCTGCCTGAGTTCGAAAAACCGCTCGTGATCGATGTGTACCGCATCGAAGCTGACGCTGAGCACCAGTACGACTTACCTGTTCACCATTCTGGTCAGATCATCCGTACGGACTTTGATTACCACATGGAAAAAACGCTTAAGCCGTTAGGTGAAGACAACGGTTACCAGCACTTATGGAACCTTGCTTCAGGCAAAGTAAACGAAGAAGGTTCTCTAGTAAGCTGGTTACATGACAGCAGCTACTACAGCCTAGTAACCAGCGCGAATGCGGGCAGTGAAGTGATTTTTGCTCGCACAGGGGCGAACGATCCAGATTTCAACCTTAAGAGTGAACCAGCGCTGATCTTACGTCAGTCTGGTCAAAACCACGTGTTTGCTTCTGTACTCGAAACGCATGGTTACTTTAACGAGTCTATCGAAGCCTCTGTGGGTGCTCGTGGCCTAGTTAAATCAGTATCGGTTGTCGGTCATAACAGTGTCGGAACGGTTATTCGCATTGAGACGACTTCTGGTAACACTTACCACTACGGTATTTCAAACCAAGCTGAAGACGCGCAGCAAGCCACTCACACTGTTGAGTTTGCGGGTGAGATATACTCGTGGCAAGGATCATTTGCTCAACTGTAAATGATTGACACGCAAGTTGTTTAACGACGGCTTGTGTTGATGTGGAGCTTTGCGGGAACGAAGCATCACATTGAATTCAGTCGTGATTGCAAAATTGTTCGTTGATACCCACAACGACTGAATACATCGGGAATAAGTTAAACCGAGTCACTCACTACGAGTTGCTCGGTTTTTTTATGTCTGAAAAGCATGAGTGGATAGATGGTGGGTATGTGTGCTCTTTGCTCAATTGGCTGTCGGTTGAAATACTGTTATAGTGAAACTTAAATCAAACAAAAACATAACATATAAAATAAGTGAACTTATGGTTACCACTTTTAATTCTATTTCGGGTTCGAAGCGCAGCCTGCACGTACAAGTAGCGCGTGAAATCGCTCGTGGAATCTTGTCTGGCGAATTGCCACAAGGTTCTATTATTCCTGGTGAAATGGCGTTGTGTGAACAGTTTAGTATCAGCCGAACGGCACTTCGCGAAGCAGTTAAACTATTGACCTCTAAAGGTCTATTAGAGTCCCGCCCGAAAATCGGTACTCGTGTAGTAGACCGTGCATACTGGAACTTCCTTGATCCTCAACTGATAGAGTGGATGGACGGCCTAACTGACATAGACCAATTTTGTTCACAGTTCTTAGGTCTTCGTCGTGCAATTGAACCTGAAGCGTGTGCACTAGCGGCAAAATTTGCGACGGCTGAGCAACGTATTGAGCTGTCGGAAATCTTTCAAAAAATGGTCGAAGTGGATGAAGCTGAAGTGTTTGATCAAGAGCGTTGGACTGACATTGACACTCGTTTCCATAGCTTGATCTTCAATGCGACAGGTAATGATTTTTACCTGCCATTCGGTAACATTTTGACGACTATGTTCGTTAACTTCATTGTGCACTCTTCTGAAGAAGGCAGCACATGTATCAATGAACACCGTAGAATTTATGAAGCAATCATGGCCGGTGACAGTGACAAAGCACGTTTAATGTCAACAGCGCACTTACAAGATGCCAATCACCGCTTAGTACCGGTTAGTTAAACAGGGTTTTGAATCTGATTTGAGCCACTGACAGGCTTGTTTATACCATTTAAAAGGTATGCCACGCGCATGCCTTTTTTGTTAAATATCTCCAAGGCTTTTCTTAGCCGAGTTTCCTCGTTATTAAACCCCTCACTCGCTTTAAGTGCTGGCTCCGCTTTGGTACCAAGCTGAATATTGAAGCGATGCAGTGTTAAAACAAGCATTTAATGCCGAAATCTCTAAGTATTATTGTCTGATTAATCGGGTGGGGGAGGTGTGGATGTAAGAGTCGTTGTTATTCTGCAAGGCTTGATCGCCATATGTGTTAGGTTTTCTTTACTATTAAGTTTTGGAATTACAATAATCGCCTTAAGTTATTGATTTTAATTGATTCGTTTGTTTTTGTGGTTGGTTTTATGTTTGCCGATTTAAATCAGTAATGAATTGTCGATATTCCATCCTATGTCATATATATACTTAACTTAACCTATTAAAATCAGATCATCATCACTTATTTAGATTATTGTACTACAAATGAGTCTTGATGTTTCCTATAGTATTTGTAACAAATTACTCCGGACAAAGGATACACGATGGAACTCAACACGATTATTGTCGGCATTTATTTCCTATTCTTGATTGCGATAGGTTGGATGTTTAGAACATTTACCAGCACTACAAGTG from Vibrio artabrorum includes these protein-coding regions:
- a CDS encoding FadR/GntR family transcriptional regulator; this encodes MVTTFNSISGSKRSLHVQVAREIARGILSGELPQGSIIPGEMALCEQFSISRTALREAVKLLTSKGLLESRPKIGTRVVDRAYWNFLDPQLIEWMDGLTDIDQFCSQFLGLRRAIEPEACALAAKFATAEQRIELSEIFQKMVEVDEAEVFDQERWTDIDTRFHSLIFNATGNDFYLPFGNILTTMFVNFIVHSSEEGSTCINEHRRIYEAIMAGDSDKARLMSTAHLQDANHRLVPVS